Genomic window (Ciconia boyciana chromosome 12, ASM3463844v1, whole genome shotgun sequence):
TCAACTCTTGCAAAATCAAGGCTGGACACATGCTCGCGGCTGAAACACCACAGGGAAGACAGGGGAGCTTATAGTCTGCAGCTAGTCTCCTGCCTCCCAAGGACAGGTGAGCTTCTTCACAGCTTTGTTACAGGTCATGGGCAGGCTTATTGCTCTGAGACTGCTGATCTCTTTGTACATACAGCCATAGGAAGAGGCTGCGGTTTTGCtgtgtggcatttttttcctctatataCCTGTGAAACACAAGTTTCTATCTATCAAGCTGCTGGGTACAGTTTTGCTGGGTAATGTTGCAGTAGTATATTATTATGAGGCATTTGCGCCATATGGACTGGGCAGGAATGCAAAAGCACTGTCCCTAGACAGCCCTGTTAAGCCCCTTTTAGTCAGCAGAGAGGGAATGAAAAGTTTGCTCTCTTCCCTGGAACTGCTTCAATACAACTGGATTGTATCTGGGTTACACATATGATCCAACAAGAGCTTTCAGCTCAGCTGTCAGTTACGGTGCTGAGCTGTGCTCCTGGCTGCGGCAGCTAGCATATGCCCCATCAACTGGCTTCAATGGGATTGTCACTTGGGCAGGCTCTCCCTGCCAGGCAGAGCCAGGACTGCGTGCAGGATCCTGCTGCCAAACACCGTGGTGCTGACTGTGCCAGCAGTGAAAGCCCAGTCAAGAGAAAACCGCCTTCTGAGTTGCATCATTCTTCCCACAAATCTGCTCCTATGGCACCAGGAATTGCTTGTGCTTGCAGAGAGTCTGTAGCCGAGCCCCCTCAGCACAGTGAGCTACTGAGCTTTCAGCTGCTGACTTGCCAGCCTGTGTGCAAATAACTTCTGAACTGGGATTTACACTGgcatgctttaaaatgaaaaccccAGTAGGATTTTCATGCCAGAattcccttcatttttttctgttaaaagccCTGATAACTGCCCTTTTTACAGCTGACACAAGCTGTTCTAGCTTCAAGCTGATCCATGTTGACATGGCCTCACCAAAAGGCTTAAGTGTGAAATGCTTTGAGCTCTCCAGTAAACGCACTGCAGAAGGGCAAAGCCTCTGCTGCATTAAGAGCTGAGGCAGCAGTCTGCACAGAGAGCCCCCAGAGTACGCAGTCAATGCTTCCGTGCTCGACGTGACGTGGTCTCTGGTGTGAGAAAGCTGCCTTTTCAAGCTGTGCACACCACTGAAAGCTCCAGGAGGCTGAACAGATAAAAAACACTTGGGCCAGCAACACTCACTACCCTGAGCTTGAGAACAGAGTCTCATACCTGCTTTTGTAAGCAAATCCCTTAAATGAGTATGCTCAGGGAAAAGCAACTCCCTGGAGCCCACCCTGGACCTAGAATTGCTGCTGCCCGCAGAATATTCCTACCCTGTGGCAAGTGCTGCCTCAAGCCCACGCCTAccttctgccagcagctccagtgTGCCAGAGTTGCAGCCGTCAAATTTCAGCAGGTCCACACCCCAGGAGGCAAACGTTTGGGCATCCAGGTCGTAGTGATTGTAACTGCCAGGGAAGCCAGCACACGTCTTGTTCCCGACATCGCTGTAGATTCCCAGCTTCAGCCCCTTGGAGTGGACCTGTGCTTGCAGACAGAAAGAGAACTGGGGATGGGGCAGCCGCAAGGCAGGAGGAAGTGGAGCTGGGCCGGCAAGGGAGGCAAACCCCCACTCTGGCAGGCAGGGCCTTAGCTCAGCAGCTATGCAGCTGTTCCCCACCcagctttccctctctcccctgctcccagcacagctgcaggtCAGGTCCCCCCGACTGCTGTCACTGCCCTACACCACAGCACGTGGCACTCACGTAGTCGGCCAGCTTGCGGATCCCACTGGGGAACCGTTTTGGGTCAGCCTGGAGCCTGCCATGTTCATCCCGTGTTGGGGCCATCCAGCAGTCGTCAATGCAGACAAACTCGTAGCCTGCGTCCCTCCAGCCCTCGGCAGCCATCATGTCGGCCATCTCCATGAAGAGCCGCTCGCTAGGCACGTGGAAGCAGCACGACCAAGAAAGAAAGTGGAGAACATGGCAGCCCAATTTCTAGCAACGACACGGCAACCGTGCCGCCCTCCCGCCAAGGGGCTGGGCCGGCCATGAGCACACAAACGGCAGAGGAGCGGGGGGAAGGCCCCGGCCCCGGTATAGGGGTGAGCCTGGCTCTCTGCCCTGGCATGGGGAACACGCACCGGCTGCCAGGGGACAGGGCCGTAGGGCATCGCACGGGCCGGCTGTCCCCGGCCCTGACACACCTAGTGCCGGTACCTGGGCTCCCCTGGGGCCGTTCCCGGCCCCCCctcccggtcccggtcccggtcccggtccccgtccccggggcacccccgcccgccgccgccggtaCCTGACGCAGCGGCGCGGGTCGGTGGCGCAGTCAGTGCCGCAGAGGAAGCGCTCCCAGTGCAGCCAGCCCATCGGCGGCGTCCGCGCCAGCCCGTTGTCCAgcgccagcgccgccgccagcgccgccgccgccgccagggcCCAGCACAGCGCCCGCCGTACCGCCGCCATGGCCGCCGACGAGCCGCCGCGACGATGGGCGGTCCGACCGACCAATCGACGCGCGGCGTCCGCCACGCCTTCGCCAATGCCGGGTAGCGGGGCGCACCGCGGCCCGCCCTCTCTCCGGGCGCTCACGTGGGGGTGGTGGTCACATGAGCGAGGCGGAAGAGCACATGCGCAGGGGGCGgaccgagccgagccgggctgggctgggcttgTCCGCGGCCGCCTGCTCGGTGCCTGGCGGGGGACGCGTGGGCAGGGCCGGCCTTCCCCGGCTgctgcaccggggctcccgTGAGGTGCTAGGGGGGCTGTGCCCGGGGTGGGAGCCTATGCATGcgcttcctccctcctgccgTGGCCGGGCTCAGGAGTCCCGGAGCTGCCCGTGGGGGCCTGGGCGGGCTTGGGGCTGCCGTGGGCACAGGGGCGGTGGCTTTGTGCGTGCTCCGTGGTGTCAACGCTGAGCACAGGGTCCTGTGGAAGGGGGTTTGTTCCCCACGGGCCCGGGGCTTGgtttttcctccagtcttcagCCCTGCCTCAAAGCGTCCTGTGAGCAGCTCCTGAATGAACCCTCTGACGGCACCTTCCTTTTCAGAGCGCCTTCTTCCCCCTGgtctctttcctcctctgtcgCCACTGCCCTCTTAAGCCGCCTGCGTTCCTTCACCCCTCAGATACGCTGCTGGGTTCATCTTCCTCACTTTGTCTTTTACCTTGAGCACTACTGCTCCTTGACTATGAGAGCTTGTCCAACATcaatggaggaggaggggttTGGTGTTACAGTGTTTCTTCAGTGTGCATCTTGTGGCCTGCCTGTCCTGGCTGCGTAGGGTGTTTGGAGCACAGGGCGGGCTCTCAGGTGCCTCGGCTGTGCTGAGGAGCTGGCAGGGTCTCTACCATGATTTCAGCATGTTTTATGGTACTGTAGGTTGGGAGGTAAGGAAGGGGAACAGggtctctgcagagcctggctcttcTCTTGCAGGGATCCAAGGACCAGAGTGAAGCCTGGGGCTGGATCCAGGCTGGCAAGAGGCTGATACAGAGCATGGGGTATAGCCAGGctgttccctgctgctctgcctgcttgTGGGGATCCCTGAGGGGCTGGATCCCGCGTGTCTCTGCCTGGGGTGCTTGTGCCCATCCAGATCTTTGCACTCAAAGATTGTGGTCTCTCTTCAAACAAGTTCAGCCATGAGTATAAGTTATAGTCACTTGCCATTGCCCTGTTTGCACCAGTAAAATCAGCTTGACTGGGGAGTGAGATGAGAACCTCTGTGAAAGGGACAATGTTGGTGTTAGCAGGACCCAGAGAGCTGTAAGAGGCATCTGCATCCCAGTCAGCACCTCTGAGATGAGCCCCAAATTTAATCCCTGTTTTTGCAGGAGTCACACAGCTGTGAGCACTGCTGGGCCCCATCCTGCTGGAGATGTCAGCAGTGGCAGCGTGTGTGGCCTGTCAGGGAGGCATGGAGGCTCTCACTGCCAAGACAGCAGTGAGAGCAGTGGGATATGCGAAAGGAGGAGCCGATTCTTCTCCTCTGTGCAGCTCCCCCAGGGCTGGACCAGCCCCTGCAGCCTTGCTGGAGCTCTTGTCGTGGGCCCCGccacagcaggaggaggggagcaggataggactgctgcagggctggggccatCATGGCATTGGGCCCTGGGTGCCACTAGTGCGTGGGGCCATTGAGGCATCTCGCTAGGTGTCCTCCGATCCCTGCTCTGGCGCATCCAGGGAACAAAAGCTCTTCAGAGCCCATGGTTTGATAATTGCTCCTTGTTTCAGTGCCAGggtcctccccctgccccttgAGGGGCTGAAGCACAGAGGCTTCTCAAAGTTGGACAAAACAAGCCACTTTGGGGACTGGAAAACTTCATcgctttgttttttttcttgtgcaaaaTCACAACCTGGAGCTGGGCAGTTATCTCATATTCCCAGGGCTTGGGACCACTGCAGGGCTGATCCCTGCTTGTCGCCGGCTCCAGCCCTCCCTCACTGCCCCCTCCCAGGTGTACTGCCTGCCCCCCGGAGTACCTGGCATACCCACACCCCTTGCGCTGGGAGCATGTGGGATGCCCTGTGGCCTGCATGTACTGGCTGGCTTCCCTTGAGTGGTGCAGGCAAGTCCCAAAGTGATGCTGGGGGGGTGGATGTGGCCGTGGGGGTGTGGGGTTTGGCAGGGCACCAGCGAAGCCCCTCTGACTGGGTGGAGGTGACAGACTGTGGTGTGATTGCTGCAGCTGAGATGACAGGGGTGCACTGGGGCCAAAGTGCCCCTTGGCTCCTGGGGCTCCTCTGTCCAGGGGgcagcactggcagagctgtgctgaggGCTGGGGTGCCAGCACAGCCATGCTGCCTGAGTGCCCTGCACCTGGACCTTCCTTGTGGTGGAAGGATCCGCCCCCACGGGGCTGGCCGCAGTGGGTCTGCGGTCCTGCGAGGGCCTTGTGCACTGTGGTGTGGCCAGATCCCAGCAGGGCACGCTGCCAGTCCAGCTCCTGGTGCTTTCCTTGTGCCTTGGTTTCCTTGTCTGTAAGGAGCAGCCCTGGCCCACTCAGGACTGGCTGGCTGACTTTGGAGCTtgatattttcttaaaaaaaaatccatgcccGGGCAATGTGCAAAGGGCACTGAGTGCTCAGAGCCCCAGCAGGGCTGTCACCTGTTCTTGCTGCATTGAACTCGCCTGGCTCCAAACCCGGTGTCCCGAACAGTGTGGGACATGCTGTCCTGTGGGCATCGGTCCATCTGGACGGGGTGGTTTGCTAAAGCTCTGGCAGTTGGTTTTGCCCCAAGGGAGCTCCAGgctgtgggtgcaggcaggaggcccTGGTGAGGgagtgggggaggaagggaaggttTGGCACCCCAGTGCCGCCACGTGCAGTGGCAGAGCTCAGCTCCAGCAGG
Coding sequences:
- the GLA gene encoding alpha-galactosidase A isoform X2, producing MAAVRRALCWALAAAAALAAALALDNGLARTPPMGWLHWERFLCGTDCATDPRRCVSERLFMEMADMMAAEGWRDAGYEFVCIDDCWMAPTRDEHGRLQADPKRFPSGIRKLADYVHSKGLKLGIYSDVGNKTCAGFPGSYNHYDLDAQTFASWGVDLLKFDGCNSGTLELLAEGYRRMSLALNKTGRSIVYSCEWPFYLRPMQQPNYTEIKQYCNHWRNFFDVYDSWSSIKSILDWTALHQDSIVKIAGPGGWNDPDMDKNFELWERPLSGQAYAVAVLNQQEIGGPQNFTFSLTFLGNGLACNPACSVRQVLPASRDWGVYSWVSSLSTEVNPTGIVLLKVVAL